From the Streptomyces nigrescens genome, one window contains:
- a CDS encoding FAD-binding oxidoreductase, with translation METNDLALPSAPAPLDPAALAALVDRVRGPVLVPGDDGYDAERSGFQLARQHRPAVIVGARGAEDVVAAVRFARDQGLPVAVQATGHGLSAATDGGLLISTRRMAGVRVDAAAGTAHVEAGVVWGQVVEAAAPHGLAPLNGSSPGVGVISYTLGGGVGVLARTYGFAADQVRSVGLVTADGRLRHLTADTDPELFRALLGGGHGLGVVTAMEFGLVPVARLYGGQLVFGAEQIDEALAAYLRWTETVPDALTSSLALIAYPDLPQLPGSLRGRYLAHIRIAYTGSAAEGERLVAPLRAVGPRVSDDLREMPYAESHTIHRDPSDPHAYDGDNALLSGLDAAALRRVAALTGPSAPVMTVVQLNHLGGALSAGTGAVGHRDARYALRLLSPLRGAAAGDGPGNEGSDPALATVRALHAEALAAVAPWRLGRSVNFLFGGHGHRPDAAEVARSVHGTDEHRRLAGLKARHDPENVFRFHPAGAAAADRTPAAATFSG, from the coding sequence ATGGAGACCAACGACCTCGCTCTGCCGTCCGCGCCCGCACCACTCGACCCCGCCGCCCTCGCCGCCCTCGTGGACCGGGTCCGGGGCCCGGTCCTGGTCCCCGGGGACGACGGCTACGACGCCGAGCGGTCCGGCTTCCAGCTGGCCCGTCAGCACCGGCCCGCCGTGATCGTCGGTGCGCGCGGTGCCGAGGACGTCGTCGCCGCGGTGCGCTTCGCCCGCGATCAGGGGCTGCCGGTCGCGGTCCAGGCCACCGGGCACGGGCTGTCCGCGGCCACCGACGGCGGGCTGTTGATCAGTACCCGGCGGATGGCCGGGGTGCGGGTGGACGCGGCGGCCGGCACCGCGCACGTCGAGGCGGGCGTCGTCTGGGGACAGGTCGTCGAGGCGGCGGCCCCGCACGGACTCGCCCCGCTCAACGGCTCCTCCCCGGGCGTCGGCGTCATCTCGTACACCCTCGGGGGCGGCGTCGGGGTGCTGGCCCGGACGTACGGCTTCGCCGCCGACCAGGTGCGGTCCGTCGGCCTTGTGACCGCCGACGGCAGGCTGCGGCACCTCACCGCGGACACCGATCCCGAGCTGTTCCGGGCGCTGCTCGGCGGCGGCCACGGCCTGGGGGTGGTGACCGCGATGGAGTTCGGGCTGGTGCCGGTGGCCCGGCTGTACGGCGGGCAGCTGGTGTTCGGCGCCGAGCAGATCGACGAGGCGCTGGCGGCGTATTTGCGCTGGACCGAGACCGTGCCGGACGCGCTGACCTCGTCGCTCGCCCTGATCGCCTACCCGGACCTCCCGCAGCTGCCCGGGTCGCTGCGCGGCCGCTACCTGGCGCACATCCGGATCGCCTATACGGGGAGCGCCGCGGAGGGCGAGCGGCTGGTGGCCCCGCTACGGGCGGTGGGCCCACGGGTGAGCGACGACCTGCGAGAGATGCCGTACGCCGAGTCGCACACCATTCACCGGGACCCGAGCGATCCGCATGCCTACGACGGGGACAACGCGCTGCTCAGCGGGCTGGACGCGGCCGCGCTGCGTCGGGTGGCGGCGCTGACCGGACCGTCCGCGCCGGTGATGACCGTGGTCCAGCTCAACCATCTCGGCGGTGCGCTGTCCGCCGGGACCGGCGCCGTCGGCCACCGGGACGCCCGGTATGCGCTGCGGCTGCTGTCACCGCTGAGGGGAGCCGCGGCGGGCGACGGGCCAGGCAACGAGGGGTCCGACCCCGCCCTGGCGACCGTACGGGCGCTGCACGCCGAGGCGCTGGCGGCCGTCGCGCCCTGGCGGCTCGGCCGGAGCGTGAACTTCCTCTTCGGCGGGCACGGGCACCGGCCGGACGCCGCGGAGGTGGCGCGCAGTGTGCACGGCACCGACGAGCACCGCCGGCTGGCCGGACTCAAGGCCCGCCACGACCCGGAGAACGTCTTCCGCTTCCACCCCGCCGGCGCCGCCGCGGCGGACCGGACACCGGCAGCCGCAACCTTCTCCGGCTGA
- a CDS encoding ABC transporter permease, whose translation MSAGTVLHIPHDDGPAPWRPAGADDGPVRRLYWAFADCLTIVRRDLTHLVRQPVIIAWQLGFPIVSVVLFVYVFGSAMNVGGGVDYSTFAMPGIFAMTISFGFMNTAVAVVVDRDHGVTDRFRSLPMATSAVVSGRGVADVIGATVDLVVLAAIAVVVGWRSHGSPAATLAAFGLLLLLRFALTWIGVYLGLLAPNQESAGGLYAVAFPFGMISSVFTPPSMMPDWLGTIAMWNPVSSTAGAIRELFGNPATTGGSWVEQHAVLMAVLWPAVLTAVFLPLAVRRFRRLSR comes from the coding sequence ATGAGCGCCGGCACCGTGCTGCACATCCCGCACGACGACGGCCCCGCCCCGTGGAGGCCGGCCGGTGCGGACGACGGCCCCGTGCGCCGTCTCTACTGGGCCTTCGCCGACTGTCTGACCATCGTCCGCCGGGATCTGACCCATCTCGTCCGGCAGCCCGTGATCATTGCCTGGCAGCTGGGCTTCCCGATCGTCTCCGTGGTGCTCTTCGTCTATGTCTTCGGCAGCGCGATGAACGTCGGAGGCGGGGTGGACTACTCGACGTTCGCGATGCCCGGCATCTTCGCGATGACGATCTCCTTCGGCTTCATGAACACCGCGGTGGCCGTCGTCGTCGACCGGGACCACGGGGTCACCGACCGGTTCCGCTCCCTGCCGATGGCGACGTCCGCCGTGGTCAGCGGGCGCGGGGTCGCCGATGTGATCGGCGCGACCGTCGATCTCGTGGTGCTGGCCGCGATCGCCGTGGTCGTCGGCTGGCGCTCCCACGGCAGCCCGGCCGCCACCCTCGCCGCTTTCGGCCTGCTGCTGCTTCTGCGCTTCGCCCTCACCTGGATCGGCGTCTACCTCGGCCTCCTGGCACCCAACCAGGAATCGGCCGGCGGCCTCTACGCCGTCGCCTTCCCCTTCGGCATGATCTCCAGCGTCTTCACCCCGCCGTCGATGATGCCGGACTGGCTGGGCACGATCGCGATGTGGAACCCGGTGTCCTCGACGGCCGGCGCCATCCGTGAACTCTTCGGCAACCCGGCCACCACGGGCGGCAGTTGGGTCGAACAGCATGCGGTGCTGATGGCGGTGCTCTGGCCGGCCGTCCTCACCGCGGTCTTCCTGCCGCTGGCGGTACGGCGCTTCCGGCGGCTGAGCCGCTGA
- a CDS encoding TetR/AcrR family transcriptional regulator — MTTTEHSGSGDVSRSLELLWGLGERPSRGPKPGLTLDRIVTAAVAVADAEGLGALSMRRVATDLGVGTMSLYRYVPGKAELLDLMLDKVAEFDADAHPDPAAGWRPAMEALARGSRQQYERHPWLLQVDQARPLLGPNALDSLEYSVRALAGTGLTDREKIHVLVTFGGFLTGISRTELNSALAEQRTGISNADFWQSQEPVLSQVMLSGRYPALAALDEDTFAGDNSSVFELGLAALLDGIAALIATRTAPTDTP, encoded by the coding sequence ATGACGACGACAGAACACAGCGGCAGCGGCGATGTCTCGCGCAGCCTGGAGCTGCTCTGGGGCCTCGGCGAACGGCCCAGCCGCGGCCCCAAACCGGGCCTCACCCTCGACCGCATCGTCACCGCCGCGGTGGCGGTCGCCGATGCCGAAGGGCTCGGCGCGCTGTCCATGCGCCGGGTCGCCACCGACCTCGGCGTCGGCACCATGTCGCTCTACCGCTACGTCCCTGGCAAGGCCGAACTCCTCGACCTGATGCTCGACAAGGTCGCGGAGTTCGACGCCGACGCCCACCCCGACCCGGCCGCCGGCTGGCGCCCCGCGATGGAGGCCCTCGCCCGCGGCAGCCGGCAGCAATACGAACGGCACCCCTGGCTGCTCCAGGTCGACCAGGCCCGCCCGCTGCTCGGCCCCAACGCCCTGGACTCACTGGAGTACTCGGTGCGCGCCCTGGCCGGCACCGGCCTGACCGACCGCGAGAAGATCCACGTACTGGTGACCTTCGGCGGCTTCCTCACCGGCATCTCCCGCACCGAGCTCAACTCCGCCCTCGCCGAGCAGCGGACCGGCATCAGCAATGCGGACTTCTGGCAGTCACAGGAGCCGGTGCTGTCCCAGGTGATGCTGAGCGGCCGTTACCCCGCCCTCGCCGCCCTGGACGAGGACACGTTCGCCGGCGACAACAGCTCCGTCTTCGAGCTGGGCCTGGCCGCGCTCCTGGACGGCATCGCGGCACTCATCGCCACCCGCACCGCCCCGACGGACACACCGTGA
- a CDS encoding FAD-binding and (Fe-S)-binding domain-containing protein, with the protein MADRTETEKRDLAKELAAAVRGEVSFAAADRALMTMDASNYRRVPRAVVAPRDAEDVAAALRVCREHGVPVVPRGGGTSIAGQATGVGVVLDFTRHMRRIVSLDPAARTAVVQPGVILDDLRAAAGAHGLTFGPDPSTHSRCTLGGMIGNNSCGSHSVAWGTTADSVRELELLTYGGERVRAGRGTDPTGAPTGLPPRLRDGVKALVDGELALLRTGYPDLPRRISGYALDALLPEKGTDLARALTGSEGTLGVLTEAAVRLVETPAARVLAVLAYPDESAAAEAAHTLLPHGPMTVEGMAADLVGDAAGLPKGGAWLFVEMGGASPGEAAARAQALCRAAAADGSTDHTVVTDPAGQRALWRIREDASGTATRLPDGSEAWPGWEDCAVPPAQLGPYLRDFRALLTQHGLRGTPYGHFGDGCIHIRIDFDLLTPPGIRRFRDFSYDLGELVVAHGGSLSGEHGDGQARAELLPKMYGPELVRVFEQFKSLWDPAAGLNPGMLVRPARLDENLRFEVLPSRPVPVEFGYPHDNGDFSAAVRRCVGVAKCRNTTTGPGSTDVMCPSFRATGEEQHSTRGRARLLHEMLAGEVITDGWQSPEVHDALDLCLSCKGCRSDCPVGVDMATYKAEFLHHHYEGRVRPAAHYSMGRLPQWLHAAAPLAPALNVLARTPLAAVAKRLGGIAAERPIPALATETFTRWWWRRRRGTAGGAGELSGGGTVTGAGELSGGGTVTGTGELSGGRTTAGAGSPSDARTVILWPDTFTNHLSPEVGRAAVRVLEAAGLRPLLPPTAPLRQPGGALPQPVLPRLHRPPLCCGLTYVSTGQLDRARTVMRRTVEVLSPLLQDGHPLVVLEPSCAAALRTDLPELLSDDPRAARLASSVRTFAQALEELAPDWQPPRIDRPIAGQTHCHQHAVLGDAAERRLRERAGLTGSLTGGCCGLAGNFGFERGHYDVSVACAEDQLLPAVRESAPGTEILADGFSCRTQLDQLSDRPGRHLAEVLAEALGEGA; encoded by the coding sequence ATGGCTGATCGTACGGAGACGGAGAAGCGGGATCTGGCGAAGGAGTTGGCGGCCGCGGTCCGGGGGGAGGTCTCGTTCGCCGCGGCCGACCGGGCACTGATGACGATGGACGCGTCCAATTACCGGCGGGTGCCCAGAGCGGTGGTCGCGCCCCGGGACGCCGAGGACGTCGCGGCGGCGCTGCGGGTGTGCCGGGAGCACGGGGTGCCGGTGGTGCCGCGCGGCGGCGGGACCAGTATCGCGGGGCAGGCGACCGGCGTCGGGGTGGTGCTGGACTTCACCCGGCACATGAGGCGGATCGTGTCGCTGGACCCCGCCGCCCGCACCGCCGTCGTCCAGCCCGGCGTCATCCTGGACGACCTGCGGGCGGCGGCCGGCGCCCACGGACTGACCTTCGGCCCCGACCCCTCCACCCACAGCCGCTGCACCCTCGGCGGCATGATCGGCAACAACTCCTGCGGTTCGCACTCGGTGGCCTGGGGCACCACCGCCGACAGCGTCCGCGAGCTGGAGCTGCTGACCTACGGCGGCGAGCGGGTACGGGCCGGCCGCGGCACCGACCCCACCGGTGCCCCCACCGGACTGCCCCCGCGCCTGAGGGACGGCGTAAAAGCCCTGGTGGACGGCGAGTTGGCGCTGCTGCGCACCGGCTACCCCGACCTTCCCCGCCGGATCTCCGGCTACGCCCTGGACGCGCTGCTCCCGGAGAAGGGCACCGACCTGGCCCGCGCCCTCACCGGCAGCGAGGGCACCCTCGGGGTACTGACCGAGGCGGCCGTACGCCTCGTGGAGACCCCCGCGGCCCGGGTGCTCGCCGTCCTCGCCTACCCCGACGAGAGCGCCGCCGCCGAGGCCGCGCACACCCTCCTCCCGCACGGCCCGATGACCGTCGAGGGGATGGCCGCCGATCTGGTGGGCGACGCCGCCGGGCTGCCCAAGGGCGGCGCCTGGCTGTTCGTGGAGATGGGCGGTGCGAGCCCGGGTGAGGCGGCAGCCCGCGCGCAGGCGCTCTGCCGGGCGGCCGCCGCGGACGGCAGCACCGACCACACCGTCGTCACCGACCCGGCCGGCCAGCGAGCGCTCTGGCGGATCCGTGAGGACGCCTCGGGCACCGCCACCCGGCTGCCTGACGGCAGTGAGGCCTGGCCCGGCTGGGAGGACTGCGCCGTCCCCCCGGCACAGCTGGGCCCCTACCTCCGCGACTTCCGCGCCCTGCTCACCCAGCACGGCCTGCGCGGCACCCCCTACGGTCACTTCGGCGACGGCTGCATCCACATCCGCATCGACTTCGACCTGCTGACCCCGCCCGGCATCCGCCGCTTCCGGGACTTCTCCTACGACCTGGGCGAGCTGGTCGTCGCGCACGGCGGTTCGCTCTCGGGCGAGCACGGCGACGGCCAGGCCCGCGCCGAACTGCTCCCGAAGATGTACGGCCCCGAACTCGTCCGCGTCTTCGAGCAGTTCAAGTCGCTCTGGGACCCGGCTGCCGGCCTCAACCCCGGCATGCTCGTCCGCCCCGCACGGCTCGACGAGAACCTCCGCTTCGAGGTGCTGCCCTCGCGCCCGGTCCCGGTGGAATTCGGCTATCCGCACGACAACGGCGACTTCTCCGCCGCCGTCCGCCGCTGCGTGGGCGTCGCCAAATGCCGCAACACCACGACGGGTCCGGGCTCGACCGACGTCATGTGCCCGTCCTTCCGCGCCACCGGCGAGGAGCAGCACTCCACCCGCGGCCGGGCCCGTCTGCTGCACGAGATGCTGGCCGGCGAGGTGATCACGGACGGCTGGCAGTCGCCGGAGGTGCACGACGCCCTCGACCTCTGCCTCTCCTGCAAGGGCTGCCGCAGCGACTGCCCGGTAGGCGTCGACATGGCCACCTACAAGGCGGAATTCCTGCACCACCACTACGAGGGCCGGGTGCGCCCCGCCGCGCACTACTCGATGGGCCGCCTCCCCCAGTGGCTGCACGCCGCCGCCCCGCTGGCCCCCGCCCTCAACGTCCTCGCCCGTACGCCGCTGGCCGCCGTCGCCAAACGCCTCGGCGGAATCGCCGCCGAGCGGCCGATCCCCGCACTGGCCACCGAGACCTTCACCCGCTGGTGGTGGCGCCGGCGCCGCGGGACGGCGGGCGGGGCCGGGGAGCTGTCCGGTGGCGGCACGGTGACTGGGGCCGGGGAGCTGTCCGGTGGCGGCACGGTGACTGGGACAGGGGAGCTGTCCGGTGGCCGCACGACGGCCGGGGCCGGGTCCCCGTCCGACGCCCGCACGGTCATCCTCTGGCCCGACACCTTCACCAACCACCTTTCCCCGGAGGTGGGCCGCGCCGCCGTACGCGTCCTGGAAGCGGCCGGACTGCGCCCCCTCCTGCCGCCGACCGCCCCGCTACGCCAGCCCGGCGGCGCCCTCCCTCAGCCCGTCCTTCCCCGCCTCCACCGCCCACCCCTCTGCTGCGGCCTCACCTACGTCTCCACCGGACAACTCGACCGGGCCCGAACCGTCATGCGCCGCACCGTCGAGGTCCTCAGCCCCCTCCTCCAGGACGGCCACCCCCTGGTCGTCCTCGAACCGAGCTGCGCCGCCGCCCTCCGCACGGACCTGCCGGAACTGCTCTCCGACGACCCCCGGGCGGCCCGACTGGCCTCCTCCGTACGCACCTTCGCGCAAGCCCTGGAAGAACTGGCCCCCGACTGGCAGCCACCCCGCATCGACCGCCCCATCGCCGGCCAGACCCACTGCCACCAACATGCGGTCCTCGGCGACGCGGCCGAACGCCGCCTCCGCGAACGCGCGGGCCTCACCGGTTCGTTGACCGGCGGCTGCTGCGGCCTGGCCGGCAACTTCGGCTTCGAGCGCGGCCACTACGACGTCTCGGTGGCCTGCGCCGAGGACCAACTCCTCCCCGCAGTACGGGAATCCGCCCCGGGAACGGAAATCCTCGCGGACGGCTTCTCGTGCCGTACTCAGCTTGATCAACTGAGCGACCGCCCGGGCCGCCATCTGGCGGAGGTGCTGGCGGAGGCGTTGGGGGAGGGGGCGTGA
- a CDS encoding ATP-binding cassette domain-containing protein, translating into MATAGAGKAPAPPDAAVRAEGLEKRYGDKRALDGLDLTVHRGTVHGLLGPNGAGKTTVVRILATLLRPDGGRATVAGHEVVRSPQQVRARIGLAGQYAAVDGILTGRQNLEMFGKLFHLGARRARVRATELLDQFGLGDAAGKSARTYSGGMRRRLDLAASLILAPEVLFLDEPTTGLDPRGRNEVWESVRGLTATGTTVLLTTQYLDEADQLADRVSVIEHGRTIADGTPAELKRQIGGERLQVVLRDPADLPHAVRTVARVAANGVAPTTDEAERRVGAPVTEGVAALTEVARTLQDEGIGVEDIGLRRPTLDEVFLRLTGRGTAEAGKEVAA; encoded by the coding sequence GTGGCGACGGCGGGTGCCGGAAAGGCGCCGGCGCCGCCCGATGCGGCGGTGCGCGCGGAGGGTCTGGAGAAGCGGTACGGCGACAAACGGGCCCTGGACGGCCTCGACCTGACCGTCCACCGCGGCACGGTGCACGGCCTCCTCGGGCCGAACGGGGCGGGCAAGACCACCGTCGTCCGCATCCTGGCCACCCTGTTGCGACCGGACGGCGGACGGGCGACGGTCGCCGGGCACGAGGTGGTGCGGTCGCCGCAGCAGGTGCGCGCCAGGATCGGACTCGCGGGTCAATATGCCGCCGTGGACGGCATCTTGACCGGACGTCAGAACCTGGAGATGTTCGGCAAGCTCTTCCATCTGGGCGCCCGCCGGGCGCGGGTGCGGGCCACGGAGCTGCTGGACCAGTTCGGGCTGGGCGACGCGGCCGGGAAATCGGCCCGCACTTACAGCGGCGGGATGCGCCGCCGCCTCGACCTCGCCGCGAGCCTGATCCTCGCACCCGAGGTGCTCTTCCTGGACGAGCCGACCACGGGCCTCGACCCGCGCGGCCGCAACGAGGTCTGGGAGTCGGTCCGCGGGCTCACCGCGACCGGCACCACCGTATTGCTGACCACCCAATACCTCGACGAGGCCGACCAGTTGGCCGACCGGGTCTCCGTCATCGAACACGGGCGGACGATCGCCGACGGCACGCCCGCCGAGCTGAAGCGGCAGATCGGCGGCGAGCGCCTCCAGGTGGTGCTGCGCGATCCGGCCGATCTCCCGCACGCGGTACGGACCGTGGCGCGGGTCGCCGCGAACGGCGTGGCGCCCACGACGGACGAGGCGGAGCGGCGGGTCGGCGCCCCGGTGACGGAAGGCGTCGCCGCACTGACCGAGGTTGCGCGCACCCTCCAGGACGAGGGCATCGGCGTCGAGGACATCGGGCTGCGCCGCCCCACGCTCGACGAGGTCTTTCTGCGCCTCACCGGACGCGGTACGGCCGAGGCCGGGAAGGAGGTGGCCGCATGA
- a CDS encoding GDSL-type esterase/lipase family protein, whose amino-acid sequence MFVGDSMTIGSTGDFTWRYRMWQHLNAAFDGPYRIVGPRHTLHEPTEGTDTSSAYADPGFPAEARRHLAGWGEGWLHMAPLIGDAVRLHEADTLLVSLGLIDLGFYTNAGQTAENVRRFVAAAREAAPHLRAVLMPVIPNVRAAADAAFGAECARFNELLAKAVADLSTPASPLLLASEPAGWETCRATYDGTHPSEWGEHLLAGAFADAMHQAWGVGGPYTAGSPAVAVPSP is encoded by the coding sequence ATGTTCGTCGGTGACTCCATGACGATCGGCAGCACCGGCGATTTCACCTGGCGTTACCGCATGTGGCAGCACCTGAACGCGGCCTTCGACGGGCCGTACCGCATCGTCGGGCCGCGCCACACGCTCCATGAACCCACCGAGGGCACGGACACCTCATCCGCCTATGCCGACCCCGGCTTCCCCGCGGAGGCCCGCCGTCATCTCGCCGGCTGGGGCGAGGGCTGGCTGCACATGGCCCCGCTGATCGGTGACGCGGTGCGCCTCCACGAGGCCGACACCCTGCTGGTCTCGCTCGGCCTGATAGACCTCGGTTTCTATACGAACGCCGGGCAGACCGCGGAGAACGTACGGCGGTTCGTGGCAGCGGCACGGGAGGCGGCGCCGCACCTGCGGGCGGTGCTGATGCCGGTGATCCCCAATGTGCGGGCGGCGGCGGACGCCGCGTTCGGTGCGGAGTGCGCACGCTTCAACGAGCTGCTGGCCAAGGCCGTCGCCGATCTCTCCACCCCCGCCTCGCCGTTGCTGCTGGCCTCCGAACCGGCCGGGTGGGAGACCTGCCGTGCCACGTACGACGGAACCCATCCGTCGGAGTGGGGAGAGCACCTGCTGGCCGGGGCGTTCGCCGATGCGATGCACCAGGCGTGGGGCGTCGGCGGCCCGTACACCGCCGGCTCGCCGGCGGTGGCCGTCCCGTCCCCGTGA
- a CDS encoding helix-turn-helix transcriptional regulator yields MKSSRLLSIVLLLQTRGRVPAAELAERLEVSARTVYRDVEALSAAGVPVYAERGRHGGIALLPGFRTDVTGMTTDEARALFILAAQGAHSALGLDDALRSALRKVMAALPAPHRPAAELAGRRILVDPDKWTPRPSSAPSADGPSGDAAAARPAVDLDVLHTAVFTDLRLRIHYRHSGETRLRTYTVDPYGLVAKAGTWYLVADRRGRPQLFRADRVASATLTDVPVRRRAGVELAEVWQQLRRQVEDRPADVWVTARIRRERLDLAVRILGGALTGPPRTGDGDEGGDWATLDLAYPVLPAVRQLLQFGDSLEVLAPPEARRVMAEAAAALTAVYAGDTP; encoded by the coding sequence GTGAAGTCGTCCCGTCTGCTCTCGATCGTGCTGCTGCTCCAGACCCGCGGCCGGGTGCCGGCGGCGGAGCTCGCCGAGCGGCTGGAGGTCTCCGCCCGGACCGTCTACCGCGATGTCGAGGCACTGTCGGCGGCCGGGGTGCCGGTCTACGCCGAACGCGGCCGGCACGGCGGGATCGCGCTGCTGCCCGGCTTCCGTACGGATGTCACGGGGATGACCACCGACGAGGCGCGGGCCCTGTTCATCCTGGCCGCGCAGGGTGCCCACAGCGCCCTCGGCCTGGACGACGCGCTGCGCTCGGCGCTGCGCAAGGTGATGGCGGCGCTGCCCGCCCCGCACCGGCCGGCCGCGGAGCTGGCCGGGCGCCGCATCCTGGTCGACCCGGACAAGTGGACGCCCCGCCCGTCGTCCGCCCCTTCGGCTGACGGGCCGTCCGGCGACGCCGCCGCCGCGCGCCCCGCGGTGGACCTCGATGTGCTGCACACGGCCGTCTTCACCGACCTCCGGCTCCGTATCCACTACCGCCACAGCGGCGAGACCCGGCTGCGGACGTACACCGTCGACCCGTACGGGCTGGTGGCCAAGGCCGGCACCTGGTACCTCGTCGCGGACCGGCGCGGCCGGCCGCAGCTCTTCCGGGCCGACCGGGTGGCATCCGCGACCCTCACCGACGTCCCGGTACGGCGCCGCGCGGGTGTGGAGCTCGCCGAGGTGTGGCAGCAGCTGCGGCGCCAAGTCGAGGACCGGCCCGCGGACGTATGGGTGACCGCCCGGATCCGCCGGGAACGGCTGGATCTGGCGGTGCGGATCCTCGGCGGGGCGCTGACCGGGCCGCCCCGTACGGGTGACGGCGACGAGGGCGGGGACTGGGCCACCCTCGATCTGGCGTACCCCGTCCTCCCCGCGGTCCGTCAGCTGCTCCAGTTCGGCGACTCCCTCGAAGTGCTCGCCCCGCCGGAGGCCCGCCGGGTGATGGCCGAGGCCGCCGCCGCCCTCACCGCCGTCTACGCAGGCGACACGCCCTAG
- the serC gene encoding phosphoserine transaminase, whose product MADIQIPADIKPADGRFGAGPSKVRTEALGALAATGSSLLGTSHRQAPVKNLVGKVRDGVRDLFQLPEGYEVVLGNGGSTAFWDIATHGLIERKSQHLSFGEFSSKFAKAAKLAPWLEEPTVISADPGDHPQAQAEQGVDVYGFTHNETSTGVAAPIKRVAGADEGALVLVDATSGAGGLPVDITETDVYYFAPQKSFASDGGLWLAAFSPAALERARAIHASGRHIPEFFSLPTAIDNSLKNQTYNTPALSTLFLLNEQLEWINGQGGLDWAVRRTAASSRTLYGWAEDSKYATPFVTDPAKRSQVIGTIDFDDNIDAAAVAKALRANGIVDTEPYRKLGRNQLRIAMFPAIDPADVEALTACIDHVIGKL is encoded by the coding sequence GTGGCTGATATCCAGATTCCCGCTGACATCAAGCCCGCCGACGGACGCTTCGGCGCGGGCCCCTCCAAGGTGCGTACGGAGGCGCTCGGCGCCCTCGCCGCCACCGGTAGCTCACTTCTCGGCACGTCCCACCGCCAGGCCCCGGTCAAGAACCTGGTCGGCAAGGTGCGCGACGGCGTACGCGACCTCTTCCAGCTCCCCGAGGGCTACGAGGTCGTCCTCGGCAACGGCGGCTCCACCGCCTTCTGGGACATCGCGACGCACGGCCTGATCGAGCGCAAGTCCCAGCACCTCAGCTTCGGTGAGTTCTCCTCGAAGTTCGCCAAGGCCGCCAAGCTGGCGCCGTGGCTGGAGGAGCCCACCGTCATCTCCGCCGACCCGGGCGACCACCCGCAGGCGCAGGCCGAACAGGGCGTGGACGTCTACGGCTTCACCCACAACGAGACCTCGACCGGTGTCGCCGCCCCCATCAAGCGGGTCGCGGGCGCCGACGAGGGCGCGCTGGTCCTGGTCGACGCCACCTCCGGCGCCGGCGGTCTGCCCGTGGACATCACCGAGACCGATGTCTACTACTTCGCCCCGCAGAAGTCCTTCGCCTCCGACGGCGGTCTGTGGCTGGCGGCCTTCTCCCCCGCCGCGCTGGAGCGCGCCCGCGCCATCCACGCGTCCGGCCGGCACATCCCGGAGTTCTTCTCGCTGCCCACGGCGATCGACAACTCGCTGAAGAACCAGACGTACAACACCCCGGCGCTGTCCACCCTCTTCCTGCTCAATGAGCAGCTGGAGTGGATCAACGGCCAGGGCGGTCTGGACTGGGCGGTCCGCCGCACCGCCGCCTCCTCGCGCACCCTCTACGGCTGGGCCGAGGACTCCAAGTACGCCACCCCGTTCGTCACCGACCCGGCCAAGCGCTCGCAGGTCATCGGCACGATCGACTTCGATGACAACATCGACGCCGCGGCCGTCGCCAAGGCCCTGCGCGCCAACGGCATCGTCGACACCGAGCCCTACCGCAAGCTCGGCCGCAACCAGCTGCGGATCGCGATGTTCCCGGCGATCGACCCGGCGGACGTCGAGGCCCTGACGGCCTGCATCGACCACGTCATCGGCAAGCTGTAA
- a CDS encoding DUF397 domain-containing protein, with protein sequence MGPTEVIRDSKHPAGPRLIVGEGAWGSFMETLKTEDPAAF encoded by the coding sequence ATGGGGCCGACCGAAGTCATACGTGACAGCAAGCACCCAGCCGGCCCTCGCCTCATCGTGGGCGAGGGCGCGTGGGGATCGTTCATGGAAACGCTCAAGACCGAAGATCCCGCGGCCTTCTGA